Proteins co-encoded in one Granulicella cerasi genomic window:
- the pyrH gene encoding UMP kinase translates to MYKRVLLKISGEALAAGRGFGVDAVFIHQVAKEIADIARAGCQVAVVVGGGNFFRGVAEQAIGMDRVAADHMGMLSTVINAIALQDAIEKDGLPTRVMSAIEMHEVAEPYIRRRAIRHLEKGRVVIFAAGTGNPYFSTDTAASLRAMEIGAEVLLKATSVDGIYSADPKKDPAATRYETISYMEILRLGLKVMDTTAVSLCKDNNLPMIIFSMRERGNMLRVVQKEELGTLVTA, encoded by the coding sequence ATGTACAAGCGCGTTCTTCTGAAGATTTCCGGTGAAGCATTGGCCGCGGGCCGTGGTTTTGGCGTGGATGCTGTGTTCATTCACCAGGTGGCAAAGGAGATCGCGGACATTGCGCGCGCCGGTTGCCAGGTGGCTGTCGTCGTGGGCGGAGGCAACTTCTTCCGTGGCGTGGCCGAGCAGGCTATCGGCATGGACCGCGTTGCGGCCGATCATATGGGTATGCTCTCGACTGTGATCAACGCGATCGCACTGCAGGACGCCATTGAAAAGGACGGCCTGCCCACGCGCGTGATGAGCGCGATCGAAATGCATGAGGTGGCTGAGCCCTATATTCGCCGCCGTGCGATTCGTCACCTTGAGAAGGGCCGCGTGGTGATCTTCGCTGCGGGTACGGGCAATCCGTACTTCTCGACGGACACGGCAGCGAGCCTGCGTGCAATGGAAATCGGCGCGGAAGTTTTGCTGAAGGCGACTTCGGTGGACGGCATCTACTCGGCCGACCCGAAGAAGGACCCTGCGGCGACGCGCTACGAAACGATCTCCTACATGGAGATTCTGCGCCTCGGCCTGAAGGTGATGGACACGACCGCGGTAAGCCTCTGCAAGGACAACAACCTGCCGATGATCATCTTCTCGATGCGCGAGCGCGGCAACATGCTACGCGTGGTGCAGAAGGAAGAACTCGGTACGCTGGTTACGGCGTAG
- a CDS encoding c-type cytochrome — protein sequence MATRKKSSGSGFGTFVLGFLLAAVIAGGAWWWFNHQKTALTEPFGSASEPPVTTPVATSAVKPHAKPAPEFESTGPVQTAQDESPKTVPEPPFAASEDAFEAGAATYAKRCAGCHGAPGHDGQAGLAMATPAKQLFHDSNLSKRSAGAIFVAMRDGKPKAGMPAYSGVLSDSAMWDIALLLKASSEPLPEPVVAKLNAKR from the coding sequence ATGGCGACTCGCAAGAAATCATCGGGTTCGGGCTTTGGCACGTTTGTGCTGGGGTTTCTGTTGGCGGCGGTGATCGCTGGCGGAGCGTGGTGGTGGTTCAACCACCAGAAGACGGCGTTGACCGAGCCGTTTGGTAGCGCGAGCGAGCCTCCGGTAACGACGCCTGTCGCCACTTCTGCGGTGAAGCCTCACGCGAAGCCTGCGCCGGAGTTTGAGTCCACCGGCCCTGTGCAGACCGCGCAGGATGAGTCGCCGAAGACCGTACCGGAGCCGCCGTTCGCGGCGAGCGAAGATGCGTTTGAAGCAGGCGCTGCGACGTACGCCAAGCGTTGTGCAGGATGTCACGGCGCGCCGGGGCACGATGGGCAGGCGGGGCTTGCGATGGCAACACCTGCGAAGCAGCTTTTTCATGACAGCAATCTCAGCAAGCGGTCGGCGGGAGCGATCTTCGTGGCGATGCGCGATGGTAAGCCGAAGGCGGGCATGCCGGCGTACTCCGGCGTGTTGTCGGACTCGGCGATGTGGGACATCGCGTTGCTGTTGAAGGCGTCGAGCGAGCCGCTGCCGGAGCCGGTGGTCGCGAAGCTGAACGCAAAGCGGTAG